The Quercus robur chromosome 7, dhQueRobu3.1, whole genome shotgun sequence genome has a segment encoding these proteins:
- the LOC126692075 gene encoding ABC transporter G family member 39-like isoform X1, protein MNVIESILGLVHLAPSKKRKIQILKDVSGIVYPSRMTLLLGPPGAGKTTLLQTLAGKPEKDLRLSGKVTFCGHEFHEFVPRRTCAYISQLDIHYGEMTVREILDFSGRCLGVGTRYEMLVELSRREREAGIKPDPEIDAFMKNTAMAGQETSLVTDYILKILGLDICADIVFGDEMNRGISGGQKKRVTTGEMLVGPAKALLMDEISTGLDSSTTFQICKFMRQMVHIMDVTMVISLLQPAPEAYDLFDDIILLSEGQVVYHGPKENVLEFFEHMGFKCPHRKGVADFLQEVTSKKDQEQYWFRKNQPYRYISVPEFAQAFNSFHIGQQLAADISVPYDKARVHPAALVTQKYGISTWELFRACFSREWLLMKRNSFTYIFKTTQLTIMSVISLTVFLRTEMPVGTVADGGKFMGALFFTLINVMFNGMAELSMTIVKLPVFFRQRDFLFYPAWAFALPIWALRIPISFLESAIWIILTYYTIGFAPSAGRFFRQFLACFGTHQVALSLFRFIAGLGRTQVVASTLGTFTLLLVFVLGGFIVAKNDIEPWMIWGYYLSPMMYGQNALVMNEFLDKRWSAPNNDTRINAPTVGKVILKSRGFFTDDYWFWICIGALFGYSLLFNVFFVAALTYLNPLGDSKAVIADDEKDKKNKKSSSKQHGTEGTDMAVRNSSESGASDSSPKRGMILPFQPLSLAFNHVNYYVDMPTEMKSQGVEEDRLQLLRDVSGAFKPGILTALVGVSGAGKTTLMDVLAGRKTGGYIEGTINISGYPKNQETFARVSGYCEQNDIHSPNVTVYESVLYSAWLRLSADINSQKRKMFVEEVMELVELTPIRDAIVGLPGVNGLSTEQRKRLTIAVELVANPSIIFMDEPTSGLDARAAAIVMRTVRNTVDTGRTVVCTIHQPSIDIFEAFDELLLMKRGGQVSYAGPLGRNSHKLIEYFEAIPGITKIRDGYNPAAWMLEVTAPTVESNLHVDFADIFANSSLYQRNQELIKELSTPVPGSNDLHFPTKFSQSFIVQCKACFWKQHWSYWRNPQYNAVRIFMTVVVGVIFGLIFWDKGQKMAKQQDLTNLLGAMYAAVLFLGGTNASSVQSVVSIERTVFYREKAAGMYSELPYAFAQVAIEMVYIAFQTFVYTLILYSMIGFEWTAAKFFLFYFFILTCYIYFTLYGMMLVALTPNHHIAAICMSFFLSFWNLFSGFLISRKQLPIWWRWYYWASPVAWTLYGLVASQVGDIDTLLEIPGAGSVPINEYLKTSLGFEHDFLPAVVAAHIGFVLIFVFSFAYGIKFLNFQRR, encoded by the exons ATGAACGTAATTgag AGTATTCTTGGATTGGTTCACCTTGCTCcatcaaagaagagaaaaatccAGATACTCAAAGATGTTAGTGGAATTGTTTATCCATCAAG GATGACCCTACTTCTGGGTCCTCCAGGCGCAGGGAAAACAACCTTGCTGCAGACACTTGCCGGAAAACCTGAAAAGGATTTGAGG TTGTCTGGGAAAGTCACCTTCTGCGGTCATGAATTCCATGAATTTGTTCCTCGAAGAACCTGTGCTTATATTAGTCAACTTGATATTCACTATGGAGAAATGACTGTGAGAGAGATACTGGATTTCTCAGGACGCTGTCTAGGGGTTGGCACAAGGTATGAGATGTTGGTGGAACTctcaagaagagagagagaagcaggAATTAAGCCCGATCCTGAGATTGATGCATTCATGAAGAACACAGCAATGGCAGGTCAAGAGACTAGTTTGGTTACTGATTATATTCTCAAG ATACTTGGACTGGATATTTGTGCTGATATTGTGTTTGGAGATGAAATGAACAGGGGTATCTCTGGTGGACAAAAGAAGCGTGTGACAACCG GGGAGATGTTGGTCGGACCAGCAAAGGCTCTTTTAATGGATGAAATATCAACAGGGTTGGACAGTTCTACCACTTTTCAGATTTGCAAGTTCATGAGGCAAATGGTTCATATTATGGATGTGACTATGGTCATTTCTCTTCTACAGCCAGCACCAGAGGCATATGATCTTTTTGATGACATTATCTTACTTTCAGAAGGACAGGTAGTCTACCATGGTCCAAAAGAAAATGTCCTCGAGTTCTTTGAGCACATGGGTTTCAAATGCCCCCATAGGAAAGGAGTTGCTGACTTTTTACAAGAAGTAACATCCAAGAAGGATCAAGAGCAATATTGGTTCAGGAAGAACCAGCCTTACAGGTACATTTCAGTTCCTGAATTTGCCCAGGCCTTCAACTCTTTCCACATTGGCCAACAGCTTGCAGCTGATATTAGTGTTCCATATGATAAAGCTAGAGTGCACCCAGCTGCACTGGTGACACAGAAATATGGTATTTCAACTTGGGAACTATTCAGGGCTTGCTTTTCAAGGGAATGGCTGCTAATGAAGCGTAATTCTTTTACGTATATATTCAAGACTACTCAGCTAACAATCATGTCCGTAATTTCCTTGACAGTTTTCCTTAGGACAGAAATGCCAGTAGGAACTGTTGCAGATGGAGGGAAATTTATGGGAGCACTATTTTTCACTCTGATTAATGTGATGTTCAATGGGATGGCTGAATTGTCAATGACTATTGTCAAGCTTCCTGTCTTTTTTAGACAGAGGGATTTCTTGTTCTATCCTGCATGGGCTTTTGCCTTACCCATTTGGGCCCTCAGGATTCCTATATCATTCTTGGAATCAGCAATATGGATCATTCTTACATACTACACGATTGGATTTGCTCCATCCGCTGGCAG GTTTTTCCGACAGTTCTTGGCATGCTTTGGCACACATCAAGTGGCATTGTCCCTCTTTCGGTTCATTGCTGGACTTGGAAGAACACAAGTTGTCGCTAGTACGCTGGGTACCTTCACCTTGCTTTTGGTTTTTGTGCTTGGAGGATTCATTGTCGCCAAAA ATGACATTGAGCCGTGGATGATATGGGGCTACTATCTTTCTCCTATGATGTATGGACAGAATGCCTTAGTGATGAATGAATTTCTTGATAAACGATGGAGTGCA CCCAATAACGACACCAGAATTAATGCGCCAACAGTTGGAAAGGTCATTCTCAAGTCCAGAGGTTTCTTTACCGATGACTATTGGTTCTGGATTTGTATTGGAGCACTTTTTGGATATTCTCTTCTCTTTAATGTGTTCTTTGTTGCAGCATTGACTTACCTGAATC CTTTGGGTGATTCAAAAGCCGTCATTGCGGATGATGAAAAAGACAAGAAGAATAAGAAGTCATCCTCCAAACAACATGGAACAGAAG GTACTGATATGGCTGTGAGAAATTCTTCAGAAAGTGGTGCTTCAGATAGTTCTCCAAAAAGAGGAATGATTTTGCCCTTCCAACCCCTTTCACTCGCATTTAACCATGTGAATTACTACGTGGATATGCCTACT GAAATGAAGAGTCAAGGAGTTGAAGAAGATCGTCTTCAACTGCTAAGAGATGTCAGTGGTGCTTTCAAACCAGGAATATTGACAGCACTTGTGGGTGTCAGTGGTGCTGGGAAGACAACCCTTATGGATGTGTTAGCCGGAAGAAAGACCGGTGGATACATTGAAGGAACCATTAATATCTCTGGTTACCCTAAAAACCAAGAAACCTTTGCTCGGGTTAGTGGTTACTGTGAACAGAATGACATTCATTCACCAAATGTTACTGTCTATGAGTCTGTCCTGTATTCAGCTTGGCTCCGTCTCTCTGCAGATATAAATTCACAAAAACGAAAG ATGTTTGTAGAAGAAGTTATGGAGTTGGTTGAGCTTACACCAATAAGAGACGCTATAGTTGGCCTTCCAGGAGTTAATGGTCTTTCAACAGAACAAAGGAAGAGGTTGACAATAGCTGTGGAGCTTGTTGCTAACCCCTCTATCATCTTCATGGACGAACCAACATCTGGTCTTGATGCCAGAGCTGCTGCTATTGTTATGCGTACTGTGAGAAATACAGTGGATACTGGGAGAACTGTTGTATGCACAATCCACCAGCCTAGCATAGACATTTTTGAAGCTTTTGATGAG CTACTGCTGATGAAAAGAGGAGGACAAGTCAGTTACGCTGGACCTCTTGGTCGCAATTCTCACAAGCTGATAGAATATTTTGAA GCTATCCCAGGAATTACTAAGATTAGGGATGGTTATAATCCTGCCGCATGGATGCTTGAAGTCACTGCTCCTACAGTTGAGAGTAATCTTCATGTGGATTTTGCTGACATTTTTGCCAACTCCTCACTTTATCA GAGGAATCAGGAACTTATCAAAGAGCTAAGTACTCCGGTGCCAGGCTCCAACGACCTCCACTTCCCAACCAAATTCTCCCAATCATTCATTGTTCAGTGCAAAGCTTGTTTCTGGAAACAACATTGGTCTTATTGGAGAAACCCTCAGTACAATGCCGTCCGGATATTCATGACTGTAGTCGTTGGTGTAATATTTGGTCTAATCTTCTGGGACAAAGGACAAAAGAT GGCCAAACAACAAGACTTGACGAATCTTTTGGGAGCCATGTATGCTGCTGTGCTTTTCCTTGGAGGCACAAATGCTTCTTCAGTGCAGTCTGTTGTCTCCATTGAGAGAACAGTTTTCTACCGTGAAAAAGCTGCTGGGATGTATTCTGAACTGCCTTATGCATTTGCTCAG GTGGCCATTGAGATGGTTTACATTGCATTTCAAACTTTTGTTTACACTCTTATCCTTTACTCTATGATCGGGTTTGAGTGGACAGCAGCCAAGTTCTTTTTGTTCTACTTCTTCATACTTACATGCTATATCTACTTCACATTGTACGGCATGATGCTTGTTGCACTGACACCAAACCACCATATTGCTGCCATTTGTATGTCATTCTTCCTCAGTTTCTGGAATTTGTTCTCCGGTTTCCTCATTTCCAGGAAG CAACTTCCAATATGGTGGAGGTGGTACTACTGGGCTTCTCCTGTGGCTTGGACACTATATGGTCTTGTAGCCTCTCAAGTTGGTGACATAGATACTTTGCTTGAGATTCCTGGCGCAGGTAGCGTGCCAATAAATGAGTACCTCAAAACATCCTTGGGTTTCGAACATGACTTCCTTCCAGCTGTTGTAGCGGCCCATATTGGCTTTGTTCTCATTTTCGTCTTTTCGTTTGCCTATGGCATTAAGTTCCTCAACTTCCAAAGGAGATAA
- the LOC126692075 gene encoding ABC transporter G family member 34-like isoform X2 encodes MAVTLPGDELTRSTSSRRSFREVWTTPGPDVFSRSSGGSKWDDEEELKWAAIERLPTYDRLRKGMLRQVLDNSKVVEEVDVTNLGMQDKKRLMESILKVVEEDNEKFLRRLRDRTDRVGIEIPKIQLRYEHLSVEGDVYIGKRAIPTLINVAMNVIESILGLVHLAPSKKRKIQILKDVSGIVYPSRMTLLLGPPGAGKTTLLQTLAGKPEKDLRLSGKVTFCGHEFHEFVPRRTCAYISQLDIHYGEMTVREILDFSGRCLGVGTRYEMLVELSRREREAGIKPDPEIDAFMKNTAMAGQETSLVTDYILKILGLDICADIVFGDEMNRGISGGQKKRVTTGEMLVGPAKALLMDEISTGLDSSTTFQICKFMRQMVHIMDVTMVISLLQPAPEAYDLFDDIILLSEGQVVYHGPKENVLEFFEHMGFKCPHRKGVADFLQEVTSKKDQEQYWFRKNQPYRYISVPEFAQAFNSFHIGQQLAADISVPYDKARVHPAALVTQKYGISTWELFRACFSREWLLMKRNSFTYIFKTTQLTIMSVISLTVFLRTEMPVGTVADGGKFMGALFFTLINVMFNGMAELSMTIVKLPVFFRQRDFLFYPAWAFALPIWALRIPISFLESAIWIILTYYTIGFAPSAGRFFRQFLACFGTHQVALSLFRFIAGLGRTQVVASTLGTFTLLLVFVLGGFIVAKNDIEPWMIWGYYLSPMMYGQNALVMNEFLDKRWSAPNNDTRINAPTVGKVILKSRGFFTDDYWFWICIGALFGYSLLFNVFFVAALTYLNPLGDSKAVIADDEKDKKNKKSSSKQHGTEGTDMAVRNSSESGASDSSPKRGMILPFQPLSLAFNHVNYYVDMPTEMKSQGVEEDRLQLLRDVSGAFKPGILTALVGVSGAGKTTLMDVLAGRKTGGYIEGTINISGYPKNQETFARVSGYCEQNDIHSPNVTVYESVLYSAWLRLSADINSQKRKMFVEEVMELVELTPIRDAIVGLPGVNGLSTEQRKRLTIAVELVANPSIIFMDEPTSGLDARAAAIVMRTVRNTVDTGRTVVCTIHQPSIDIFEAFDELLLMKRGGQVSYAGPLGRNSHKLIEYFEAIPGITKIRDGYNPAAWMLEVTAPTVESNLHVDFADIFANSSLYQRNQELIKELSTPVPGSNDLHFPTKFSQSFIVQCKACFWKQHWSYWRNPQYNAVRIFMTVVVGVIFGLIFWDKGQKMAKQQDLTNLLGAMYAAVLFLGGTNASSVQSVVSIERTVFYREKAAGMYSELPYAFAQVAIEMVYIAFQTFVYTLILYSMIGFEWTAAKFFLFYFFILTCYIYFTLYGMMLVALTPNHHIAAICMSFFLSFWNLFSGFLISRKQLPIWWRWYYWASPVAWTLYGLVASQVGDIDTLLEIPGAGSVPINEYLKTSLGFEHDFLPAVVAAHIGFVLIFVFSFAYGIKFLNFQRR; translated from the exons ATGGCGGTGACTTTGCCGGGAGACGAGCTCACCAGGTCGACGAGCAGCCGGAGAAGTTTCAGGGAAGTGTGGACGACCCCGGGGCCGGACGTGTTTAGCCGGAGCAGCGGCGGTAGTAAATGGGATGATGAGGAAGAGTTAAAATGGGCAGCCATAGAAAGATTGCCTACCTATGATAGGTTGAGAAAAGGGATGCTTAGGCAAGTTCTTGACAATAGCAAGGTTGTGGAGGAAGTGGACGTTACAAATCTTGGGATGCAAGATAAGAAGCGGTTGATGGAGAGCATTCTTAAGGTTGTTGAGGAAGACAATGAAAAGTTTCTTAGGAGACTCAGAGATAGAACCGACAG AGTGGGGATTGAGATTCCTAAGATTCAACTTCGGTATGAGCATTTGTCGGTGGAGGGAGATGTGTATATTGGGAAAAGAGCAATTCCTACTCTGATTAATGTTGCTATGAACGTAATTgag AGTATTCTTGGATTGGTTCACCTTGCTCcatcaaagaagagaaaaatccAGATACTCAAAGATGTTAGTGGAATTGTTTATCCATCAAG GATGACCCTACTTCTGGGTCCTCCAGGCGCAGGGAAAACAACCTTGCTGCAGACACTTGCCGGAAAACCTGAAAAGGATTTGAGG TTGTCTGGGAAAGTCACCTTCTGCGGTCATGAATTCCATGAATTTGTTCCTCGAAGAACCTGTGCTTATATTAGTCAACTTGATATTCACTATGGAGAAATGACTGTGAGAGAGATACTGGATTTCTCAGGACGCTGTCTAGGGGTTGGCACAAGGTATGAGATGTTGGTGGAACTctcaagaagagagagagaagcaggAATTAAGCCCGATCCTGAGATTGATGCATTCATGAAGAACACAGCAATGGCAGGTCAAGAGACTAGTTTGGTTACTGATTATATTCTCAAG ATACTTGGACTGGATATTTGTGCTGATATTGTGTTTGGAGATGAAATGAACAGGGGTATCTCTGGTGGACAAAAGAAGCGTGTGACAACCG GGGAGATGTTGGTCGGACCAGCAAAGGCTCTTTTAATGGATGAAATATCAACAGGGTTGGACAGTTCTACCACTTTTCAGATTTGCAAGTTCATGAGGCAAATGGTTCATATTATGGATGTGACTATGGTCATTTCTCTTCTACAGCCAGCACCAGAGGCATATGATCTTTTTGATGACATTATCTTACTTTCAGAAGGACAGGTAGTCTACCATGGTCCAAAAGAAAATGTCCTCGAGTTCTTTGAGCACATGGGTTTCAAATGCCCCCATAGGAAAGGAGTTGCTGACTTTTTACAAGAAGTAACATCCAAGAAGGATCAAGAGCAATATTGGTTCAGGAAGAACCAGCCTTACAGGTACATTTCAGTTCCTGAATTTGCCCAGGCCTTCAACTCTTTCCACATTGGCCAACAGCTTGCAGCTGATATTAGTGTTCCATATGATAAAGCTAGAGTGCACCCAGCTGCACTGGTGACACAGAAATATGGTATTTCAACTTGGGAACTATTCAGGGCTTGCTTTTCAAGGGAATGGCTGCTAATGAAGCGTAATTCTTTTACGTATATATTCAAGACTACTCAGCTAACAATCATGTCCGTAATTTCCTTGACAGTTTTCCTTAGGACAGAAATGCCAGTAGGAACTGTTGCAGATGGAGGGAAATTTATGGGAGCACTATTTTTCACTCTGATTAATGTGATGTTCAATGGGATGGCTGAATTGTCAATGACTATTGTCAAGCTTCCTGTCTTTTTTAGACAGAGGGATTTCTTGTTCTATCCTGCATGGGCTTTTGCCTTACCCATTTGGGCCCTCAGGATTCCTATATCATTCTTGGAATCAGCAATATGGATCATTCTTACATACTACACGATTGGATTTGCTCCATCCGCTGGCAG GTTTTTCCGACAGTTCTTGGCATGCTTTGGCACACATCAAGTGGCATTGTCCCTCTTTCGGTTCATTGCTGGACTTGGAAGAACACAAGTTGTCGCTAGTACGCTGGGTACCTTCACCTTGCTTTTGGTTTTTGTGCTTGGAGGATTCATTGTCGCCAAAA ATGACATTGAGCCGTGGATGATATGGGGCTACTATCTTTCTCCTATGATGTATGGACAGAATGCCTTAGTGATGAATGAATTTCTTGATAAACGATGGAGTGCA CCCAATAACGACACCAGAATTAATGCGCCAACAGTTGGAAAGGTCATTCTCAAGTCCAGAGGTTTCTTTACCGATGACTATTGGTTCTGGATTTGTATTGGAGCACTTTTTGGATATTCTCTTCTCTTTAATGTGTTCTTTGTTGCAGCATTGACTTACCTGAATC CTTTGGGTGATTCAAAAGCCGTCATTGCGGATGATGAAAAAGACAAGAAGAATAAGAAGTCATCCTCCAAACAACATGGAACAGAAG GTACTGATATGGCTGTGAGAAATTCTTCAGAAAGTGGTGCTTCAGATAGTTCTCCAAAAAGAGGAATGATTTTGCCCTTCCAACCCCTTTCACTCGCATTTAACCATGTGAATTACTACGTGGATATGCCTACT GAAATGAAGAGTCAAGGAGTTGAAGAAGATCGTCTTCAACTGCTAAGAGATGTCAGTGGTGCTTTCAAACCAGGAATATTGACAGCACTTGTGGGTGTCAGTGGTGCTGGGAAGACAACCCTTATGGATGTGTTAGCCGGAAGAAAGACCGGTGGATACATTGAAGGAACCATTAATATCTCTGGTTACCCTAAAAACCAAGAAACCTTTGCTCGGGTTAGTGGTTACTGTGAACAGAATGACATTCATTCACCAAATGTTACTGTCTATGAGTCTGTCCTGTATTCAGCTTGGCTCCGTCTCTCTGCAGATATAAATTCACAAAAACGAAAG ATGTTTGTAGAAGAAGTTATGGAGTTGGTTGAGCTTACACCAATAAGAGACGCTATAGTTGGCCTTCCAGGAGTTAATGGTCTTTCAACAGAACAAAGGAAGAGGTTGACAATAGCTGTGGAGCTTGTTGCTAACCCCTCTATCATCTTCATGGACGAACCAACATCTGGTCTTGATGCCAGAGCTGCTGCTATTGTTATGCGTACTGTGAGAAATACAGTGGATACTGGGAGAACTGTTGTATGCACAATCCACCAGCCTAGCATAGACATTTTTGAAGCTTTTGATGAG CTACTGCTGATGAAAAGAGGAGGACAAGTCAGTTACGCTGGACCTCTTGGTCGCAATTCTCACAAGCTGATAGAATATTTTGAA GCTATCCCAGGAATTACTAAGATTAGGGATGGTTATAATCCTGCCGCATGGATGCTTGAAGTCACTGCTCCTACAGTTGAGAGTAATCTTCATGTGGATTTTGCTGACATTTTTGCCAACTCCTCACTTTATCA GAGGAATCAGGAACTTATCAAAGAGCTAAGTACTCCGGTGCCAGGCTCCAACGACCTCCACTTCCCAACCAAATTCTCCCAATCATTCATTGTTCAGTGCAAAGCTTGTTTCTGGAAACAACATTGGTCTTATTGGAGAAACCCTCAGTACAATGCCGTCCGGATATTCATGACTGTAGTCGTTGGTGTAATATTTGGTCTAATCTTCTGGGACAAAGGACAAAAGAT GGCCAAACAACAAGACTTGACGAATCTTTTGGGAGCCATGTATGCTGCTGTGCTTTTCCTTGGAGGCACAAATGCTTCTTCAGTGCAGTCTGTTGTCTCCATTGAGAGAACAGTTTTCTACCGTGAAAAAGCTGCTGGGATGTATTCTGAACTGCCTTATGCATTTGCTCAG GTGGCCATTGAGATGGTTTACATTGCATTTCAAACTTTTGTTTACACTCTTATCCTTTACTCTATGATCGGGTTTGAGTGGACAGCAGCCAAGTTCTTTTTGTTCTACTTCTTCATACTTACATGCTATATCTACTTCACATTGTACGGCATGATGCTTGTTGCACTGACACCAAACCACCATATTGCTGCCATTTGTATGTCATTCTTCCTCAGTTTCTGGAATTTGTTCTCCGGTTTCCTCATTTCCAGGAAG CAACTTCCAATATGGTGGAGGTGGTACTACTGGGCTTCTCCTGTGGCTTGGACACTATATGGTCTTGTAGCCTCTCAAGTTGGTGACATAGATACTTTGCTTGAGATTCCTGGCGCAGGTAGCGTGCCAATAAATGAGTACCTCAAAACATCCTTGGGTTTCGAACATGACTTCCTTCCAGCTGTTGTAGCGGCCCATATTGGCTTTGTTCTCATTTTCGTCTTTTCGTTTGCCTATGGCATTAAGTTCCTCAACTTCCAAAGGAGATAA